Proteins encoded by one window of Vigna radiata var. radiata cultivar VC1973A chromosome 5, Vradiata_ver6, whole genome shotgun sequence:
- the LOC106761675 gene encoding pectinesterase — translation MDKISHCCPFLHLRVRTQQFVVTLSVLGSALSWITTTDALNECSLTRYPDLCAQTLMQFGSSNQSVHHNILVLVNKTILETNLPSSYFADYKTDDEDAAHSVVADYCEELIGMSLKRLDQSLRALKSPTRNNNDIQTWLSASITFQQTCKDYADAHTTTSAGGLMQRMSDKMHYLSQLGSNSLAFVNHVSKKGETNKEEDEFPKWVSAKGRKLLQGGSIKANAIVAQDGSGDYKTVSEAIKAASGKSFVIYVKEGTYKEKIRTNKDGITLVGDGKYSTLIVGDDSVAQGSSLTDSATFTIYGDGFIARDIGFQNNAGPGGEQAVALNIASDHAVLYRCSIAGYQDTLYALALRQFYAECDIYGTIDFIFGNAAAVFQRCNLLLRHPRGSSYNAILANGRTDPGQNTGFSVHKSSISPTSDFKQSHSSFLGRPWKEYSRSVVMESRIDEVIAAKGWVAWPGYGSSVLKSLYFAEYGNEGGGAGTAGRVQWQGFHVLKAEDASKFTVANFISGNSWIPSTGVNFISGLN, via the exons ATGGATAAAATTAGCCATTGTTGTCCTTTTCTTCATCTGAGAGTGAGAACACAGCAATTTGTGGTAACCCTTTCAGTATTAGGCAGTGCACTGTCGTGGATCACCACTACTGATGCTCTCAATGAGTGCAGTCTTACTAGATATCCCGATCTATGTGCTCAAACCTTGATGCAATTTGGTTCATCCAATCAAAGTGTTCATCATAACATTTTGGTTCTTGTCAACAAAACCATTTTAGAAACTAACTTGCCAAGTTCATATTTTGCTGATTACAAGACTGATGATGAAGATGCAGCCCATTCTGTCGTTGCAG ATTACTGTGAAGAGCTTATTGGCATGTCATTGAAAAGGTTAGATCAATCCCTGAGAGCACTGAAATCCCCTACAAGAAACAACAATGACATTCAAACATGGCTAAGTGCTTCCATAACTTTCCAACAAACTTGTAAAGACTATGCAGATGCACACACCACAACTTCTGCAGGAGGCCTTATGCAAAGAATGTCAGACAAAATGCACTATCTTTCACAACTGGGAAGCAACTCATTAGCATTTGTTAACCATGTGAGCAAAAAAGGTGAGACTAACAAAGAGGAAGATGAATTTCCCAAGTGGGTATCAGCCAAAGGACGTAAGCTGCTTCAAGGAGGCAGCATAAAAGCAAATGCCATAGTTGCACAAGATGGTTCAGGAGATTACAAGACAGTTTCTGAAGCCATTAAGGCAGCTTCAGGGAAAAGTTTTGTGATTTATGTTAAGGAAGGGACTTATAAAGAGAAGATTCGCACCAACAAGGATGGTATCACCTTAGTTGGAGATGGAAAATACTCTACTCTTATTGTTGGAGATGACAGTGTTGCCCAGGGTTCTTCCTTAACTGACTCAGCCACGTTTA CAATATACGGCGATGGCTTTATCGCACGTGACATCGGATTCCAGAACAACGCTGGCCCAGGAGGCGAACAAGCGGTGGCTCTCAACATAGCCTCCGACCATGCCGTCCTCTACCGGTGCAGTATAGCAGGGTACCAAGACACCCTCTACGCCCTCGCCCTCCGCCAGTTCTACGCAGAATGTGACATCTACGGCACGATCGACTTCATCTTCGGCAACGCCGCCGCCGTCTTCCAGCGCTGCAACCTCCTCCTCCGCCACCCTCGCGGCTCCAGCTACAACGCCATTCTGGCCAACGGCCGAACTGACCCCGGGCAGAACACTGGGTTCTCTGTTCACAAGAGTAGTATATCGCCGACTTCGGATTTTAAGCAGTCGCACAGTTCGTTTCTGGGGAGACCCTGGAAGGAGTATTCGAGATCGGTGGTGATGGAGAGTAGAATCGACGAAGTGATTGCGGCGAAAGGGTGGGTGGCGTGGCCTGGGTATGGAAGCTCCGTGTTGAAGAGTTTGTATTTCGCGGAGTACGGCAATGAAGGAGGTGGTGCTGGAACCGCAGGAAGGGTGCAGTGGCAGGGTTTTCATGTTCTTAAGGCTGAAGATGCGTCCAAATTCACTGTTGCTAATTTTATTTCTGGAAACTCGTGGATTCCATCCACTGGAGTTAATTTCATTTCAGGGCTTAATTAA
- the LOC106760061 gene encoding F-box protein At5g03970-like: MAATKSNTTINNLFDDSLTEIFCKLPCKSLFSCKSVSKHWLTLISNTNFHSLYLTHQHTLFHKIQSQGEDPDQPSFILKPYNALVIAPNLPSLQLGSLENHLSLTSLGSDFEPANIVPQLRSVLKFVFACSNGLLVYGNPRPRHKCVYHVRNPLTKDSLKLPCAPTLCDHAGVLVGFMCDPYYSLAKENSGVSIFPTSERRFRVVRIPAFSDTRVTFDVEVFSSETGEWKRFVVSCPQGFACGFFLTSSSVEHEGKLYFMGGGRVLVYDPYGDVCVASVIELPRGFGEAYRGCLGVSCGKLQLSEFPISPSTAFEAYSGRVWELQYCGKEEERRWKLVHEFSLPEIIGPMFQELKALEVEYVRGCSRILAFHPYVKDSVFLKFGDNIICCNLLTRRFRVCKYGGLSLLFYPVIPVLLPWWPTPIPSSPSLLDPSV; encoded by the coding sequence ATGGCTGCTACCAAATCCAATACCACCATCAACAATCTCTTCGACGATTCCCTCACCGAAATCTTCTGCAAACTCCCATGCAAATCCCTTTTCTCATGCAAGAGCGTTTCAAAGCATTGGCTCACACTCATTTCCAATACCAATTTCCATTCCCTATACCTCACTCATCAACACACCCTCTTCCATAAAATCCAATCCCAAGGAGAAGACCCTGATCAACCCAGTTTCATTCTAAAGCCATACAATGCCCTCGTCATAGCACCAAATTTACCCTCTCTTCAACTTGGCTCTCTCGAAAACCACCTCTCTCTAACCTCCCTAGGCTCAGATTTCGAACCGGCTAACATTGTACCACAACTACGGTCTGtgttaaagtttgtttttgCATGTTCCAACGGTTTGCTCGTATATGGAAACCCTCGTCCACGTCACAAATGCGTATACCACGTACGTAACCCACTTACAAAGGATTCATTGAAACTCCCTTGTGCTCCAACTCTCTGTGACCACGCTGGGGTTCTCGTGGGTTTCATGTGCGATCCTTATTACTCTCTTGCAAAAGAGAACTCCGGCGTATCTATCTTTCCCACTTCTGAACGCAGGTTCAGGGTGGTTCGCATCCCTGCGTTCAGCGACACGAGGGTTACGTTTGATGTTGAGGTTTTCTCTTCCGAGACAGGGGAATGGAAGCGGTTTGTGGTGTCGTGTCCACAGGGGTTTGCGTGCGGGTTTTTTCTGACGTCATCGAGCGTTGAGCACGAAGGGAAGTTGTACTTCATGGGTGGAGGGAGGGTTCTCGTGTATGACCCTTATGGTGATGTGTGTGTGGCTTCTGTGATTGAACTTCCCCGTGGCTTTGGCGAAGCGTATAGAGGGTGCCTTGGGGTTTCTTGTGGAAAGTTGCAGTTATCTGAGTTCCCTATCTCACCCTCCACTGCCTTTGAAGCTTACAGTGGGAGGGTTTGGGAGTTGCAATATTGtgggaaggaagaagaaagaagatggAAACTGGTGCATGAGTTTTCTCTCCCTGAGATTATTGGGCCAATGTTTCAAGAGTTGAAAGccttggaggttgaatatgtGAGGGGTTGCAGTAGGATTCTGGCTTTTCATCCCTATGTTAAGGACAGTGTGTTTCTTAAGTTTGGTGATAACATCATTTGCTGCAATTTGTTAACTCGTAGGTTTAGGGTTTGCAAATACGGTGGTCTCTCCTTGCTGTTTTATCCGGTGATCCCAGTTCTGCTCCCTTGGTGGCCAACTCCGATTCCTTCGTCACCCTCATTGCTTGATCCTTCTGTATAG